The Dromaius novaehollandiae isolate bDroNov1 chromosome 4, bDroNov1.hap1, whole genome shotgun sequence genome contains the following window.
CTTGACATACTGGCATGGGTAGTCTACAAAGCTTTTCCAGGTGTCAAATGTCATCCTGATCCTCACAGTCTTTTCAAAAGCAAGATTCTTCACCTTCACGGTGCCCACAACAGACCGCTCCTTGAGCATGCAGTTTTCAAGGCACACACAGTCTGCCTGAAGACGGTTCCTGAAGTCCAAGTAGTCCACAGAGGGCTGAATGAAGTCTAGGACAAAGGTGTTTCTCTCCACTGTCGTTAGCCCCACGATGTTGTCTATCAGCTCAGTGATATTGAAAGGAATATCTAGGGGATCGTCAAACTCTGAGAACACCTTCACCATCGTCAGAGCAAAGCCCCTGCTATCTGCAAATGACACCTTCTTCTTCACCTTGTTTTCTGTAAAGGAGTTTGGTGCCTCTTCTGGCCCGCTCAGCACAGTCTTGCTGTTCAGCTGGATGCAGGGTCGCAGCGGCTTGATTGGCTTTGGAGCCATTTTGCAGGCACGCTTCTCTCTCCGCAAGGGCGAAGGGCACAGGTACAGCTGCATTGCTACATCCACAGCCATTGCTTGCTTGTGAGGAAAGTAGTCTAATACTCTGAAAGATGAGGAGAAGGGTCAGTTTGTTAGAGGCACATTTTATTAACCTGACTTGTCAGACCATCACCACATCGCTTCCTCCCCCCTCAAAGAAACTTAACTTCCATTATCCCCACAAGTCCCAAAAGCTTCGTTAAAGGCAGGTACTTGTACGGCATGATTGACAGACATGTTCAGAAGTGTGCTAGAGCAGAAGAGGTTGTAGCAGAGCTTATTACGTCCTTCAAAAACAAGATCACCTCCAATTGCAGCTGGGCCAGAGCCATCATTTGAAGATGCATGCTGGCACTGCCCTGCCAGGCTAGCAATAGCAGCCTCTGGAGCTTTTTTGACCCAAAGCAAAAGCCATGGCCAGGTCAGGTTGTCGTCATCAGCAGGATGGGGCTCATCACAAACTCCGGTATTACCTAACGCAGTATTTCTGCCATAGCTTCCTTCCTCCAACAGAGACTCTCCCCACCACACCAGACGATTTTGTAGAAACAGGAATGCATTTCATAACAAGGTGCTGTATGCAACAGACCTCACTTTTTGCCAAACCCTGGGCAGCAGGCATTTTTAGAGGCTAAAAAACACTCATTAGGTTGAACTACAGGTCAGCTCAGACAGTCCAGCAAGTTTTACCTCCTGTGCAGAACTCACTCCTCAAACCTCTGCAGTGCTTGTGCCAAGCCCCTGGGAAACATTGGTACAGCCACAGGGCTCAGCCAAGCACACCCACTTGCCTACTCAAGGTTGAATGAAGCTCTGAAATTAAGTACTTCCCATGGACAGCCCAGGCTGTGTGGTCCTCCACCATGGCCTTTCCTTCTCTAGCATCTGGCCCATACTCCCAGGGATGCAGCAGGCCCCTCTCTGGACACCCACTCTAGGGCAGCTTCCGCTTGGCATCCTGGTGACCATAGCCTGGAGTTGCATCTGCAGACAAACAGCTCCCAAAACATCATACCTGTCATTCCTTCCCTTACATTGAGGTTAGATTAGATGCTTTTGGCAGAATCAATTTGGCCTGGTTCTGGGTAAGCTGCAGGACACAGACTTATTGCATCCCCCTCCACAATCAGCTGGGTCACAGCTGACCTTCAACTCAGAATATTCCCTTAATAAAAGTTCCCTGCTTGGCTGCAGATCATGCTCCAAACCTACTTCCACCGCATTGACCGCTGCAAGCCAGCAGCGGTAGTAGCGGCTGCTGACCACGTGATACACCAGTGCACAAGCTGCCAAGAATACGCACAGCCAGCTCCAGTACAAGACTGCAGTCCCCATgccaagaaaaagcagcagaactaCACTCCGATTCAGCACTTTAGCTCCCCACCCTGCAACACCAACAGAGCAGCTCTGAGGGGTCTTTCATAGCAGCATCCATTCAGCAACAGCATCTGCTTATTTGGAGTATGCAtgccaaggcctgctccccaacACACCTACCACCGAGGTTCTTCCAGATTTCCTCCCCAAGCCACCTCTGAGCTCAATGGCAGCTGTATCATACAGGCAGCAGATCCACCTGTCTGCTAACACCATTCTGCCCAGCTCTACCCGATTTTGACAAGTTTTTATTCACACATGCTTTATATAGGTCACTTCCTCCTTTAAAATAAGGCAGCCTCCAATGCACCCCTTATCTAGGCCAGTTTCTTCTCCCTTAGTTGCACCTTTTCTCAGCAGAAGTTATTTGACTGAACTCCCATAGCTGCAAAGAACTCAACTTTTCTTAGTAAGCCTCAGATACTCCTGATTTTTAAGATGAAGAGGCATGCAATATCCAGCCTGATTTGCATGACTTAGACCTTTTGCCAAGCCAGGAACTAGAGTGGAGCTTTTCCTGCCCATTATTAAATTGAGCAGCCTGCTCCACAAACTGGCTGCAGCTTTCAGCTCATTTTATGCTCCAGATCTCACTTGCTGCTCTTGAATtgaggctcagccagctcctcaaCTCACCTTCACACAGAGGAAGGTCTCCCTTTCATGGCTCATACTGGCCCTCTTGAACACCAGATACTTTTAAGATGGGAACAGGGAAATAAGTTTTGAGACCTCACTTGGGAAAGCGAGTTCAGGAAGAAGAGGAAGCAAGGCAGGAAGAAGGAGGCAGCCCTATGCAGTTATGGAGACTGcttcattttttctcctctaaaaaggaagaggagagactGGACTCTGCTGTTTGCACCCAAGAACCTCTTCTGGCAGTTTCACCCTCTCCAGAAGAGGATGTCCCTGCTCACTCTTCCctccatttttaaaaaggagcTCAGAGCAAGGAAATTCTTTATATCCACAATTATCAAGAGCCCCAgattgcctcagtgcctctcccaGCACCATTTTTATGCAGGCTCCCTCTGCTACACCCCTCTTGCAGACAGCTTGACATGCAGGAGCCCTCAGACCACCTGCAAGAAGTTTCTAGAGGCTTCATGCTGCCTTTTTACACGCTCAGTTTTTCAGCCCTCTGTCACTTCCAGTGGGGGAAAGGCCAAGCTGTTTCCACAATCCCACCCAGTCCTTACAAGGAAGCATCCAAAGTCCAGACAGTGCACACCTCTTCCACCCTCACTTCCATGAGCAAAGCACGAGGGCCAGCTGTGCAGCTGAAACCAGACGGGAGAACCAGAAGCAGCCAGGTTTCTCCTCCCTTGGAGGAAGCTGGCACAGAGCCTGGCATTAGCCATGGATCCTCCACCAGTACCTTTCCTCATGAGAAGGCAAGGAAGGAAGCCCAGACTCATCactgcccccagggctgcccctcACAGCAGCCAGGGTCCACCAGGCCCAAACAGCCAGGCTTAGGGGGGCCAAGTCAGACACCAGAGGGGGAAGGCAGCCCAGAAGCCAAACCCAAGGCCAGAGCAAACCCAGGAGGGCCTCCCCAGCTGAGGCCTGCCAATACCATCACTGCAGCAACGATGCCAGAGCAGGTGGAAAAAGGGAGC
Protein-coding sequences here:
- the PPP1R3B gene encoding protein phosphatase 1 regulatory subunit 3B, producing the protein MHCTRVLDYFPHKQAMAVDVAMQLYLCPSPLRREKRACKMAPKPIKPLRPCIQLNSKTVLSGPEEAPNSFTENKVKKKVSFADSRGFALTMVKVFSEFDDPLDIPFNITELIDNIVGLTTVERNTFVLDFIQPSVDYLDFRNRLQADCVCLENCMLKERSVVGTVKVKNLAFEKTVRIRMTFDTWKSFVDYPCQYVKDMYEGSDRDTFSFDISLPEGIQSHERVEFAISFECNGKVYWDSNKGTNYRIIRSELKSAQEAFRPSSGPDFGSAFDQFGSPRCSYGLFPEWPSYSGYEKLGPYY